A window from Gasterosteus aculeatus chromosome 14, fGasAcu3.hap1.1, whole genome shotgun sequence encodes these proteins:
- the rnf180b gene encoding E3 ubiquitin-protein ligase RNF180 isoform X1 — MERSMLRCRRCRKGVLDSSCLSMQVEATDESSSAVCSIWHVNIDTLPEWILTSVHTAQWTVGKLNCHNCAGRLGGFNFVNRSLCPCGLDATVHLSKSRVDRDHKRCVLIVRPRRTRPAKERPGPLADGSRTSEPGTELNGSQPGGAAVVSHISSVEASNSPPDATQSFSLSPPLCDSHSRRRCSVDEDSAARPSCFRPAGLAVGSAVERASRRARESTESPVLCPAGQQVDGDGEAPVSGVLCRSFVSGRTCSQLLQTVEDVESSSSPEAAEVHEEASISALLHGGGSISDSEDVLPRGFMAPAASSRPSKREKNRLKSLRRKQRRRERWLHSRLEQPESASAPQSDSEEEEEEGEDSEGLTCAVCLEVYFSPYRCQPCGHVFCEPCLRTIAKNRPTNTPCPLCRTLISHAAFHKELNQTAAAFFPKVYCARKRNFQNASCAKWSLPSCRKRFRSFWDGHFPSLSAGEQRQAAGRRWHLFHGGFADFTDVRGWLFYIGLVIVHIHSVNWILALLFLFCLLYYYLF; from the exons atggagagaagcATGCTGCGCTGCAGGAGGTGTCGCAAAGGCGTCTTAGACTCCAGCTGTCTGTCAATG CAGGTTGAGGCCACAGATGAAAGCTCATCGGCTGTTTGCAGCATTTGGCACGTAAATATCGACACGCTGCCAGAGTGGATACTGACCTCAGTTCATACG GCTCAGTGGACTGTCGGAAAACTGAACTGCCACAACTGCGCCGGTCGTTTGGGAGGCTTCAACTTTGTCAACCGCAGTTTATGTCCCTGCGGCCTGGACGCCACTGTCCACCTCAGCAAAAGCCGCGTGGACCGCGACCACAAGCGCTGCGTCCTCATCGTCCggccgaggaggacgaggcctGCGAAGGAGCGGCCTGGTCCGCTGGCAGACGGCTCCCGGACCAGCGAGCCCGGCACTGAACTCAACGGGTCACAGCCCGGCGGTGCCGCGGTCGTGTCCCACATAAGTTCTGTTGAGGCCTCAAACTCACCGCCGGACGCCACTCAGTCCTTTTCTCTCAGTCCTCCGCTCTGCGACTCCCACAGCCGGAGACGCTGCAGTGTGGACGAGGATTCCGCCGCCAGGCCCTCGTGCTTTCGCCCCGCAGGCCTGGCGGTCGGGTCCGCCGTAGAGAGGGCGAGTAGAAGAGCCCGCGAGTCTACGGAGTCACCCGTCCTGTGTCCCGCGGGCCAGCAGGTTGACGGAGACGGGGAAGCCCCGGTCAGCGGCGTCCTCTGCCGTTCGTTTGTCTCCGGGAGGACATGTTCACAGCTGCTGCAAACCGTGGAGGACGTTgagtcctcttcttctcctgagGCCGCGGAGGTCCACGAGGAGGCTTCTATCTCAGCCCTGTTGCACGGAGGGGGGTCCATCTCTGACAGCGAGGACGTGCTG CCTCGAGGCTTCATGGCGCCCGCAGCCTCAAGCAGGCCGAGCAAACGGGAGAAGAACCGCCTGAAGAGTCTGCGGAGGAAacagcggaggagagagcgatgGCTGCACAGCCGGCTGGAGCAG CCGGAGAGTGCGAGCGCCCCACAGTCggacagtgaggaggaggaggaggagggggaggacagcGAGGGCCTCACCTGCGCCGTCTGCCTCGAGGTCTACTTCAGCCCGTACAGGTGTCAGCCCTGCGGTCACGTCTTCTGCGAGCCGTGTCTCCGCACGATCGCCAAGAACCGGCCGACAAACACGCCCTGCCCTCTCTGCCGCACCCTCATCTCACACGCCGCCTTCCACAAGG AGCTCAACCAAACAGCCGCGGCCTTCTTCCCCAAAGTGTACTGCGCTCGCAAGCGGAACTTCCAGAATGCTTCGTGTGCAAAATGGTCCCTGCCCAGCTGTCGCAAACGCTTCCGAAGCTTCTGGG ACGGTCATTTTCCCTCCCTGTCTGCAGGCGAGCAGCGGCAGGCGGCGGGGAGACGCTGGCACCTTTTCCACGGAGGATTCGCGGACTTCACGGACGTGCGCGGCTGGCTCTTCTACATCGGCCTGGTCATCGTCCACATCCACTCAGTCAACTGGATCCTggctctgctcttcctcttttgCCTCCTGTACTACTACTTATTTTAG
- the rnf180b gene encoding E3 ubiquitin-protein ligase RNF180 isoform X3 has product MERSMLRCRRCRKGVLDSSCLSMQVEATDESSSAVCSIWHVNIDTLPEWILTSVHTAQWTVGKLNCHNCAGRLGGFNFVNRSLCPCGLDATVHLSKSRVDRDHKRCVLIVRPRRTRPAKERPGPLADGSRTSEPGTELNGSQPGGAAVVSHISSVEASNSPPDATQSFSLSPPLCDSHSRRRCSVDEDSAARPSCFRPAGLAVGSAVERASRRARESTESPVLCPAGQQVDGDGEAPVSGVLCRSFVSGRTCSQLLQTVEDVESSSSPEAAEVHEEASISALLHGGGSISDSEDVLPRGFMAPAASSRPSKREKNRLKSLRRKQRRRERWLHSRLEQPESASAPQSDSEEEEEEGEDSEGLTCAVCLEVYFSPYRCQPCGHVFCEPCLRTIAKNRPTNTPCPLCRTLISHAAFHKELNQTAAAFFPKVYCARKRNFQNASCAKWSLPSCRKRFRSFWGEQRQAAGRRWHLFHGGFADFTDVRGWLFYIGLVIVHIHSVNWILALLFLFCLLYYYLF; this is encoded by the exons atggagagaagcATGCTGCGCTGCAGGAGGTGTCGCAAAGGCGTCTTAGACTCCAGCTGTCTGTCAATG CAGGTTGAGGCCACAGATGAAAGCTCATCGGCTGTTTGCAGCATTTGGCACGTAAATATCGACACGCTGCCAGAGTGGATACTGACCTCAGTTCATACG GCTCAGTGGACTGTCGGAAAACTGAACTGCCACAACTGCGCCGGTCGTTTGGGAGGCTTCAACTTTGTCAACCGCAGTTTATGTCCCTGCGGCCTGGACGCCACTGTCCACCTCAGCAAAAGCCGCGTGGACCGCGACCACAAGCGCTGCGTCCTCATCGTCCggccgaggaggacgaggcctGCGAAGGAGCGGCCTGGTCCGCTGGCAGACGGCTCCCGGACCAGCGAGCCCGGCACTGAACTCAACGGGTCACAGCCCGGCGGTGCCGCGGTCGTGTCCCACATAAGTTCTGTTGAGGCCTCAAACTCACCGCCGGACGCCACTCAGTCCTTTTCTCTCAGTCCTCCGCTCTGCGACTCCCACAGCCGGAGACGCTGCAGTGTGGACGAGGATTCCGCCGCCAGGCCCTCGTGCTTTCGCCCCGCAGGCCTGGCGGTCGGGTCCGCCGTAGAGAGGGCGAGTAGAAGAGCCCGCGAGTCTACGGAGTCACCCGTCCTGTGTCCCGCGGGCCAGCAGGTTGACGGAGACGGGGAAGCCCCGGTCAGCGGCGTCCTCTGCCGTTCGTTTGTCTCCGGGAGGACATGTTCACAGCTGCTGCAAACCGTGGAGGACGTTgagtcctcttcttctcctgagGCCGCGGAGGTCCACGAGGAGGCTTCTATCTCAGCCCTGTTGCACGGAGGGGGGTCCATCTCTGACAGCGAGGACGTGCTG CCTCGAGGCTTCATGGCGCCCGCAGCCTCAAGCAGGCCGAGCAAACGGGAGAAGAACCGCCTGAAGAGTCTGCGGAGGAAacagcggaggagagagcgatgGCTGCACAGCCGGCTGGAGCAG CCGGAGAGTGCGAGCGCCCCACAGTCggacagtgaggaggaggaggaggagggggaggacagcGAGGGCCTCACCTGCGCCGTCTGCCTCGAGGTCTACTTCAGCCCGTACAGGTGTCAGCCCTGCGGTCACGTCTTCTGCGAGCCGTGTCTCCGCACGATCGCCAAGAACCGGCCGACAAACACGCCCTGCCCTCTCTGCCGCACCCTCATCTCACACGCCGCCTTCCACAAGG AGCTCAACCAAACAGCCGCGGCCTTCTTCCCCAAAGTGTACTGCGCTCGCAAGCGGAACTTCCAGAATGCTTCGTGTGCAAAATGGTCCCTGCCCAGCTGTCGCAAACGCTTCCGAAGCTTCTGGG GCGAGCAGCGGCAGGCGGCGGGGAGACGCTGGCACCTTTTCCACGGAGGATTCGCGGACTTCACGGACGTGCGCGGCTGGCTCTTCTACATCGGCCTGGTCATCGTCCACATCCACTCAGTCAACTGGATCCTggctctgctcttcctcttttgCCTCCTGTACTACTACTTATTTTAG
- the htr1ab gene encoding 5-hydroxytryptamine (serotonin) receptor 1A b, which produces MEGTNNTTSWFQFENSSNKTPKPEDEEVKLSYQVVTSFLLGALILCAIFGNACVVAAIALERSLQNVANYLIGSLAVTDLMVSVLVLPMAALYQVLNRWTLGQIPCDIFISLDVLCCTSSILHLCAIALDRYWAITEPIEYMKKRTPRRAAVLISVTWLVGFSISVPPMLIMRSQPGSVAEDRANPKQCKIRQDPWYTIYATFGAFYIPLTLMLVLYGRIFKAARFRIRRTVRKTEKKKVSDSCLALSPAMFHKKTPGDAQGKSWKRSVEPRPLPSVNGAVKHAEDGESLEIIEVHSNFKGNLPLPNTPSCVPLFESRHEKATEAKRKIAMARERKTVKTLGIIMGTFILCWLPFFIVALVMPFCQESCYMPRWLEDVINWLGYSNSLLNPIIYAYFNKDFQSAFKKIIKCHFCRP; this is translated from the coding sequence ATGGAGGGCACGAACAACACGACATCGTGGTTTCAGTTTGAAAACTCTTCCAACAAAACGCCCAAACCCGAAGACGAGGAGGTGAAGCTGAGTTACCAAGTGGTCACATCGTTCCTGCTTGGCGCGCTCATCCTGTGCGCAATATTTGGGAACGCGTGCGTCGTTGCGGCCATCGCCTTGGAGCGGTCTCTCCAGAACGTGGCCAACTACCTGATTGGCTCTCTGGCTGTCACCGACCTGATGGTGTCGGTGCTGGTGCTGCCCATGGCGGCGCTTTACCAGGTGTTGAACCGGTGGACTCTCGGGCAGATTCCGTGCGACATCTTCATCTCTCTGGACGTGTTGTGCTGCACGTCGTCCATCCTGCACCTCTGCGCCATCGCTCTGGACAGATACTGGGCCATAACCGAGCCCATAGAGTacatgaagaagaggacgcCGCGGAGAGCCGCAGTCCTCATCAGTGTCACCTGGCTCGTAGGTTTCTCCATCTCAGTGCCGCCAATGCTGATCATGCGCTCCCAGCCCGGCAGCGTGGCAGAGGACAGGGCAAACCCCAAGCAGTGCAAGATCAGGCAAGACCCGTGGTACACAATATACGCGACCTTTGGGGCTTTTTACATCCCGCTGACGCTAATGCTTGTTTTATATGGACGGATTTTCAAAGCCGCCAGGTTTCGCATCAGGAGGACGGTGCGTAAAAcggagaaaaagaaagtgtcCGACTCCTGCTTGGCGCTTTCTCCTGCCATGTTCCACAAAAAGACTCCCGGTGACGCGCAGGGCAAAAGCTGGAAGAGGAGCGTTGAGCCCCGGCCGCTGCCGAGCGTCAACGGCGCGGTGAAACACGCGGAGGACGGCGAGTCTCTGGAGATCATTGAAGTTCACAGCAACTTTAAAGGCAACCTGCCGCTGCCCAACACCCCGAGCTGCGTGCCTTTGTTCGAGAGCAGGCACGAAAAGGCAACCGAGGCGAAGAGGAAGATCGCGATGGCGCGGGAGCGCAAAACGGTGAAGACTCTGGGGATCATCATGGGCACCTTCATCCTCTGCTGGCTGCCCTTCTTCATCGTTGCCCTGGTCATGCCTTTTTGCCAGGAGTCGTGCTACATGCCCCGCTGGCTGGAGGATGTAATTAACTGGCTTGGCTACTCCAACTCTTTACTGAACCCGATCATATACGCGTACTTCAACAAAGACTTTCAGAGCGCTTTCAAGAAAATAATCAAGTGTCATTTCTGCAGACCATGA
- the rnf180b gene encoding E3 ubiquitin-protein ligase RNF180 isoform X2: MERSMLRCRRCRKGVLDSSCLSMVEATDESSSAVCSIWHVNIDTLPEWILTSVHTAQWTVGKLNCHNCAGRLGGFNFVNRSLCPCGLDATVHLSKSRVDRDHKRCVLIVRPRRTRPAKERPGPLADGSRTSEPGTELNGSQPGGAAVVSHISSVEASNSPPDATQSFSLSPPLCDSHSRRRCSVDEDSAARPSCFRPAGLAVGSAVERASRRARESTESPVLCPAGQQVDGDGEAPVSGVLCRSFVSGRTCSQLLQTVEDVESSSSPEAAEVHEEASISALLHGGGSISDSEDVLPRGFMAPAASSRPSKREKNRLKSLRRKQRRRERWLHSRLEQPESASAPQSDSEEEEEEGEDSEGLTCAVCLEVYFSPYRCQPCGHVFCEPCLRTIAKNRPTNTPCPLCRTLISHAAFHKELNQTAAAFFPKVYCARKRNFQNASCAKWSLPSCRKRFRSFWDGHFPSLSAGEQRQAAGRRWHLFHGGFADFTDVRGWLFYIGLVIVHIHSVNWILALLFLFCLLYYYLF; this comes from the exons atggagagaagcATGCTGCGCTGCAGGAGGTGTCGCAAAGGCGTCTTAGACTCCAGCTGTCTGTCAATG GTTGAGGCCACAGATGAAAGCTCATCGGCTGTTTGCAGCATTTGGCACGTAAATATCGACACGCTGCCAGAGTGGATACTGACCTCAGTTCATACG GCTCAGTGGACTGTCGGAAAACTGAACTGCCACAACTGCGCCGGTCGTTTGGGAGGCTTCAACTTTGTCAACCGCAGTTTATGTCCCTGCGGCCTGGACGCCACTGTCCACCTCAGCAAAAGCCGCGTGGACCGCGACCACAAGCGCTGCGTCCTCATCGTCCggccgaggaggacgaggcctGCGAAGGAGCGGCCTGGTCCGCTGGCAGACGGCTCCCGGACCAGCGAGCCCGGCACTGAACTCAACGGGTCACAGCCCGGCGGTGCCGCGGTCGTGTCCCACATAAGTTCTGTTGAGGCCTCAAACTCACCGCCGGACGCCACTCAGTCCTTTTCTCTCAGTCCTCCGCTCTGCGACTCCCACAGCCGGAGACGCTGCAGTGTGGACGAGGATTCCGCCGCCAGGCCCTCGTGCTTTCGCCCCGCAGGCCTGGCGGTCGGGTCCGCCGTAGAGAGGGCGAGTAGAAGAGCCCGCGAGTCTACGGAGTCACCCGTCCTGTGTCCCGCGGGCCAGCAGGTTGACGGAGACGGGGAAGCCCCGGTCAGCGGCGTCCTCTGCCGTTCGTTTGTCTCCGGGAGGACATGTTCACAGCTGCTGCAAACCGTGGAGGACGTTgagtcctcttcttctcctgagGCCGCGGAGGTCCACGAGGAGGCTTCTATCTCAGCCCTGTTGCACGGAGGGGGGTCCATCTCTGACAGCGAGGACGTGCTG CCTCGAGGCTTCATGGCGCCCGCAGCCTCAAGCAGGCCGAGCAAACGGGAGAAGAACCGCCTGAAGAGTCTGCGGAGGAAacagcggaggagagagcgatgGCTGCACAGCCGGCTGGAGCAG CCGGAGAGTGCGAGCGCCCCACAGTCggacagtgaggaggaggaggaggagggggaggacagcGAGGGCCTCACCTGCGCCGTCTGCCTCGAGGTCTACTTCAGCCCGTACAGGTGTCAGCCCTGCGGTCACGTCTTCTGCGAGCCGTGTCTCCGCACGATCGCCAAGAACCGGCCGACAAACACGCCCTGCCCTCTCTGCCGCACCCTCATCTCACACGCCGCCTTCCACAAGG AGCTCAACCAAACAGCCGCGGCCTTCTTCCCCAAAGTGTACTGCGCTCGCAAGCGGAACTTCCAGAATGCTTCGTGTGCAAAATGGTCCCTGCCCAGCTGTCGCAAACGCTTCCGAAGCTTCTGGG ACGGTCATTTTCCCTCCCTGTCTGCAGGCGAGCAGCGGCAGGCGGCGGGGAGACGCTGGCACCTTTTCCACGGAGGATTCGCGGACTTCACGGACGTGCGCGGCTGGCTCTTCTACATCGGCCTGGTCATCGTCCACATCCACTCAGTCAACTGGATCCTggctctgctcttcctcttttgCCTCCTGTACTACTACTTATTTTAG
- the rnf180b gene encoding E3 ubiquitin-protein ligase RNF180 isoform X4 has product MERSMLRCRRCRKGVLDSSCLSMVEATDESSSAVCSIWHVNIDTLPEWILTSVHTAQWTVGKLNCHNCAGRLGGFNFVNRSLCPCGLDATVHLSKSRVDRDHKRCVLIVRPRRTRPAKERPGPLADGSRTSEPGTELNGSQPGGAAVVSHISSVEASNSPPDATQSFSLSPPLCDSHSRRRCSVDEDSAARPSCFRPAGLAVGSAVERASRRARESTESPVLCPAGQQVDGDGEAPVSGVLCRSFVSGRTCSQLLQTVEDVESSSSPEAAEVHEEASISALLHGGGSISDSEDVLPRGFMAPAASSRPSKREKNRLKSLRRKQRRRERWLHSRLEQPESASAPQSDSEEEEEEGEDSEGLTCAVCLEVYFSPYRCQPCGHVFCEPCLRTIAKNRPTNTPCPLCRTLISHAAFHKELNQTAAAFFPKVYCARKRNFQNASCAKWSLPSCRKRFRSFWGEQRQAAGRRWHLFHGGFADFTDVRGWLFYIGLVIVHIHSVNWILALLFLFCLLYYYLF; this is encoded by the exons atggagagaagcATGCTGCGCTGCAGGAGGTGTCGCAAAGGCGTCTTAGACTCCAGCTGTCTGTCAATG GTTGAGGCCACAGATGAAAGCTCATCGGCTGTTTGCAGCATTTGGCACGTAAATATCGACACGCTGCCAGAGTGGATACTGACCTCAGTTCATACG GCTCAGTGGACTGTCGGAAAACTGAACTGCCACAACTGCGCCGGTCGTTTGGGAGGCTTCAACTTTGTCAACCGCAGTTTATGTCCCTGCGGCCTGGACGCCACTGTCCACCTCAGCAAAAGCCGCGTGGACCGCGACCACAAGCGCTGCGTCCTCATCGTCCggccgaggaggacgaggcctGCGAAGGAGCGGCCTGGTCCGCTGGCAGACGGCTCCCGGACCAGCGAGCCCGGCACTGAACTCAACGGGTCACAGCCCGGCGGTGCCGCGGTCGTGTCCCACATAAGTTCTGTTGAGGCCTCAAACTCACCGCCGGACGCCACTCAGTCCTTTTCTCTCAGTCCTCCGCTCTGCGACTCCCACAGCCGGAGACGCTGCAGTGTGGACGAGGATTCCGCCGCCAGGCCCTCGTGCTTTCGCCCCGCAGGCCTGGCGGTCGGGTCCGCCGTAGAGAGGGCGAGTAGAAGAGCCCGCGAGTCTACGGAGTCACCCGTCCTGTGTCCCGCGGGCCAGCAGGTTGACGGAGACGGGGAAGCCCCGGTCAGCGGCGTCCTCTGCCGTTCGTTTGTCTCCGGGAGGACATGTTCACAGCTGCTGCAAACCGTGGAGGACGTTgagtcctcttcttctcctgagGCCGCGGAGGTCCACGAGGAGGCTTCTATCTCAGCCCTGTTGCACGGAGGGGGGTCCATCTCTGACAGCGAGGACGTGCTG CCTCGAGGCTTCATGGCGCCCGCAGCCTCAAGCAGGCCGAGCAAACGGGAGAAGAACCGCCTGAAGAGTCTGCGGAGGAAacagcggaggagagagcgatgGCTGCACAGCCGGCTGGAGCAG CCGGAGAGTGCGAGCGCCCCACAGTCggacagtgaggaggaggaggaggagggggaggacagcGAGGGCCTCACCTGCGCCGTCTGCCTCGAGGTCTACTTCAGCCCGTACAGGTGTCAGCCCTGCGGTCACGTCTTCTGCGAGCCGTGTCTCCGCACGATCGCCAAGAACCGGCCGACAAACACGCCCTGCCCTCTCTGCCGCACCCTCATCTCACACGCCGCCTTCCACAAGG AGCTCAACCAAACAGCCGCGGCCTTCTTCCCCAAAGTGTACTGCGCTCGCAAGCGGAACTTCCAGAATGCTTCGTGTGCAAAATGGTCCCTGCCCAGCTGTCGCAAACGCTTCCGAAGCTTCTGGG GCGAGCAGCGGCAGGCGGCGGGGAGACGCTGGCACCTTTTCCACGGAGGATTCGCGGACTTCACGGACGTGCGCGGCTGGCTCTTCTACATCGGCCTGGTCATCGTCCACATCCACTCAGTCAACTGGATCCTggctctgctcttcctcttttgCCTCCTGTACTACTACTTATTTTAG